The following proteins are encoded in a genomic region of Burkholderia gladioli:
- a CDS encoding TonB-dependent siderophore receptor, whose protein sequence is MIARPSRRPATQPGAAAHPGHPRASRSRRGPVARRALCAAAALAWTLAPTSGAAEPARGAHAGTAGATASERAAPDVAPDAPTPAGRRAWHVPAGELGAALSELASQAGVTIQMDARLVEGRRTRGIDGRYTLAEGFAALLAGSSLEAVDGGRQVWLVRARAGGGDADIDAAGASGAASHALPVVKVSSRAGDDEGGYVAATSSAGSKTATSLLEIPQSVSVVTHDQMVQQDAQTLNAAVRYTSGVQPETRGAVATRYDLLTVRGFQADTYWNGLKQITNSMYSTPQIDPYLLERIDVLKGPVSVLYGQAAAGGVLDQGSKLPTRQPLHEIGVELGTDAHRQATFDFSGPLDADSRYLYRFTGIARSEFGQVQSTRNERIALAPSFTWRPDEATSLTLYALYQRDPRGSSYGAVPLEGSVIGSPYGALPRDFYDGDTNFERFSRTEAAVGYRFSRKLDRDWTVRSNARYFHIGQDYASVYSSGFVPGTSSLQRYSIASQDQFNSIALDNQLEGRFATGAVRHTVLAGFDYQHFATSYALGYGSAPPLDVLAPNYAQPIDPIALAPTRIRGNQFGVYAQDQMRYGHFVLTLGARQDWANTSTTANGATSSQSARAFTKRAGLSYVFGNGIAPYVGYTESFSPQSGTSRAGRPFDPERAKQYEIGLKFQPTDYDAMFTIALFDLTRNNLLTTDTVNPLYQTQSGEARSRGIELEAKASLSDSLNVTASYTYLDTKYVKDNSGLEGKFLTGVPQHQASAWAYYTQRRGPLAGLSAGAGLRYTGQTYNDTNQYRLASYLLLDATLRYDLGRLSSRLKGSDIYVNAQNLLNRRYVASCSSTAWCWFGYGRQVFAGANYRW, encoded by the coding sequence ATGATTGCTCGGCCCTCCCGCCGCCCGGCCACGCAGCCCGGCGCCGCCGCCCACCCCGGTCACCCGCGTGCCTCGCGCTCGCGGCGCGGCCCGGTCGCGCGGCGCGCGCTTTGCGCGGCCGCCGCGTTGGCCTGGACCCTCGCGCCGACGAGCGGCGCGGCCGAACCCGCGCGCGGCGCGCATGCCGGCACGGCCGGCGCCACCGCCTCCGAACGCGCCGCCCCGGATGTCGCCCCGGATGCCCCGACTCCGGCCGGGCGCCGCGCCTGGCATGTGCCGGCCGGCGAGCTGGGCGCCGCCTTGTCGGAGCTGGCCAGCCAGGCCGGCGTGACGATCCAGATGGACGCGCGGCTGGTCGAGGGCCGGCGCACGCGCGGCATCGACGGCCGCTACACGCTGGCCGAGGGCTTCGCCGCCTTGCTCGCGGGCAGTTCGCTGGAGGCCGTCGACGGCGGCCGCCAGGTCTGGCTGGTGCGTGCGCGGGCCGGCGGCGGCGATGCCGATATCGATGCCGCCGGCGCGTCGGGCGCGGCCAGCCACGCGCTGCCGGTCGTCAAGGTCAGCAGCCGCGCGGGCGACGACGAAGGCGGCTACGTGGCCGCGACCAGCAGCGCCGGCTCGAAGACCGCCACCTCGCTGCTCGAGATCCCGCAATCGGTCTCGGTGGTCACGCACGACCAGATGGTCCAGCAGGACGCGCAGACGCTCAACGCGGCGGTGCGCTACACCTCGGGCGTGCAGCCCGAGACGCGCGGCGCCGTGGCCACGCGCTACGACCTGCTGACGGTACGCGGCTTCCAGGCCGACACCTACTGGAACGGCCTGAAGCAGATCACCAACAGCATGTATTCCACGCCGCAGATCGACCCCTATCTGCTGGAGCGCATCGACGTGCTGAAGGGGCCGGTGTCGGTGCTCTACGGCCAGGCGGCGGCGGGCGGCGTGCTCGACCAGGGCAGCAAGCTGCCGACGCGCCAGCCGCTGCACGAGATCGGCGTGGAGCTCGGCACCGATGCGCACCGGCAGGCCACGTTCGATTTCTCGGGCCCGCTCGACGCCGACAGCCGCTACCTGTACCGCTTCACCGGCATCGCGCGCAGCGAGTTCGGCCAGGTCCAGAGCACCCGCAACGAGCGCATCGCGCTGGCGCCCTCCTTCACCTGGCGCCCCGACGAGGCCACCTCGCTGACGCTCTACGCGCTCTACCAGCGTGATCCGCGCGGCAGCTCCTACGGCGCGGTGCCGCTGGAGGGCTCGGTGATCGGCAGCCCCTACGGGGCGCTGCCGCGCGACTTCTACGACGGCGACACCAACTTCGAACGCTTCAGCCGCACCGAGGCCGCCGTCGGCTACCGCTTCTCGCGCAAGCTCGACCGCGACTGGACGGTGCGCTCGAACGCGCGCTACTTCCATATCGGCCAGGATTACGCGAGCGTCTACAGCAGCGGCTTCGTGCCCGGCACCTCTTCGCTGCAGCGCTACTCGATCGCCTCGCAGGACCAGTTCAACTCGATCGCGCTCGACAACCAGCTCGAAGGCCGCTTCGCGACCGGCGCGGTGCGCCACACGGTGCTGGCCGGCTTCGACTACCAGCACTTCGCCACCTCCTACGCGCTCGGCTACGGCAGCGCGCCGCCGCTCGACGTGCTCGCGCCGAACTACGCGCAGCCGATCGACCCGATCGCGCTCGCGCCCACCCGGATCCGCGGCAACCAGTTCGGCGTCTATGCGCAGGACCAGATGCGCTACGGCCACTTCGTGCTGACGCTGGGCGCTCGCCAGGATTGGGCCAATACCTCGACCACCGCCAATGGCGCGACCAGCTCGCAATCGGCGCGCGCCTTCACCAAGCGCGCCGGCCTCAGCTACGTGTTCGGCAACGGCATCGCGCCCTACGTCGGCTACACCGAATCGTTCTCGCCGCAGAGCGGCACCAGTCGCGCCGGCCGGCCCTTCGACCCGGAACGCGCGAAGCAGTACGAGATCGGCCTGAAGTTCCAGCCGACCGACTACGACGCGATGTTCACCATCGCGCTGTTCGATCTCACCCGCAACAACCTGCTGACCACCGACACCGTCAACCCGCTCTACCAGACCCAGTCGGGCGAGGCGCGCTCGCGCGGCATCGAGCTGGAGGCGAAGGCGAGCCTGTCCGATTCGCTGAACGTGACGGCCAGCTATACCTACCTCGATACCAAGTACGTGAAGGACAACAGCGGGCTGGAGGGCAAGTTCCTGACCGGCGTGCCGCAGCACCAGGCCTCGGCCTGGGCCTACTACACGCAGCGGCGCGGGCCGCTGGCGGGGCTGTCGGCCGGCGCCGGGCTGCGCTACACCGGCCAGACCTACAACGACACCAACCAGTACCGGCTGGCCAGCTACCTGCTGCTGGACGCGACACTGCGCTACGATCTCGGGCGCCTGTCCTCGCGCCTGAAGGGCTCGGATATCTACGTGAACGCGCAGAACCTGCTCAATCGCCGCTACGTCGCCTCGTGCTCGTCGACGGCCTGGTGCTGGTTCGGCTACGGGCGGCAGGTGTTCGCGGGCGCGAACTATCGCTGGTAA
- a CDS encoding amylo-alpha-1,6-glucosidase, with protein MPGTQAHPVTPTAEAAATPSPASPVSSASQAAQVAATGAPPFIAPEPVSQKPVAGSQHVLKAGDAFVVSDTLGDILGHDDGLFVDDMRVLSGWRLTFGGRAPSLLSGATSADNASFTAHLTNRPLPPLGGHEMPEGVIHIDRTRVLSDNVLYEALTLTNYGTADAEVPLSISFAADFLDMFEVRGTPRERRGAVAAPEVEAGQVRLRYDGLDGVARTVRIGFSPAPVRLATDRADYTLTIAAQACVSIYLSVEARIERDGEPAAPAQPLARAGRPGLRRALVQVHRQMRERRRSIARVRTGNPLFNAWLDRSLADLGLLTTQLETGPYPYAGIPWFSTPFGRDAVITSLQMLWLQPSLARGVLRFLAAHQAQETSAFRDAEPGKIMHEFRRSEMAATGEVPFALYYGGVDTTPLFVVLAGAYLEQTGDTALIDELWPALEKAAGWVARACDRNPYGLLDYQKTSERGLANQGWKDSHDSVFHADGRFPEGPIALVEVQAYACAAFDAMATFSTHRGDAARAADYSARAKKLREAVEAHYWMPEAGFYGIALDGRGELCRVLASNAGHLLAFGLPEASRGEAVARTLDSSLFRTGWGVRTLAAGQPRFNPMAYHNGSVWPHDNALAARGFARYGNKTAATELLRALFEAAVSFDMRLPELFCGFPRRRGEPPTAYPVACLPQAWAAGSPFMMLQACLGVSVDAARGEVRIERPALPDGIDWLELDGLRVGGETVSLTFRRVGGQVVAAAQGGGRVKVVAAL; from the coding sequence ATGCCCGGCACGCAAGCTCATCCCGTTACCCCGACGGCCGAAGCGGCCGCAACCCCTTCCCCCGCTTCCCCTGTTTCTTCCGCTTCCCAGGCCGCGCAGGTCGCCGCGACCGGCGCGCCGCCCTTCATCGCCCCCGAACCCGTCTCGCAGAAACCGGTGGCCGGCAGCCAGCATGTGCTGAAGGCCGGCGACGCGTTCGTGGTCAGCGACACGCTGGGCGACATCCTCGGCCATGACGACGGCCTGTTCGTCGACGACATGCGCGTGCTGTCGGGCTGGCGCCTGACCTTTGGCGGGCGCGCGCCCTCGCTGCTGTCGGGCGCGACCAGCGCCGACAACGCCTCCTTCACCGCGCACCTGACCAACCGGCCGCTGCCGCCGCTGGGCGGCCACGAGATGCCCGAGGGCGTGATCCACATCGACCGCACCCGCGTGCTGTCCGACAACGTGCTGTACGAGGCGCTGACGCTGACCAACTACGGCACCGCCGACGCCGAGGTGCCGCTGTCGATCTCGTTCGCGGCCGACTTCCTCGACATGTTCGAGGTGCGCGGCACGCCGCGCGAGCGGCGCGGCGCGGTGGCGGCGCCCGAGGTCGAGGCCGGCCAGGTGCGGCTGCGCTACGACGGCCTGGACGGCGTCGCGCGCACCGTGCGGATCGGTTTCTCGCCGGCGCCGGTGCGCCTGGCCACCGATCGCGCCGACTACACGCTGACCATCGCCGCGCAGGCCTGCGTATCGATCTACCTGAGCGTCGAGGCGCGCATCGAGCGCGATGGCGAGCCGGCCGCGCCGGCCCAGCCGCTCGCGCGGGCGGGCCGTCCGGGCCTGCGGCGCGCGCTGGTGCAGGTGCACCGCCAGATGCGCGAGCGGCGCCGCAGCATCGCGCGCGTGCGCACCGGCAATCCGCTCTTCAACGCCTGGCTCGACCGCTCGCTGGCCGACCTGGGCCTGCTGACCACCCAGCTCGAGACCGGCCCCTATCCCTACGCGGGCATCCCCTGGTTCTCCACGCCCTTCGGCCGTGACGCGGTGATCACCTCGCTGCAGATGCTGTGGCTGCAGCCCTCGCTGGCTCGCGGCGTGCTGCGCTTCCTGGCGGCGCACCAGGCGCAGGAAACCTCGGCCTTCCGCGACGCCGAGCCGGGCAAGATCATGCACGAGTTCCGTCGCAGCGAGATGGCCGCCACCGGCGAGGTGCCGTTCGCGCTCTACTACGGCGGCGTCGACACCACGCCGCTGTTCGTGGTGCTGGCCGGGGCCTATCTCGAGCAGACCGGCGACACGGCCCTGATCGACGAACTCTGGCCGGCGCTGGAGAAGGCCGCCGGCTGGGTGGCGCGCGCCTGCGACCGCAATCCCTACGGCCTGCTCGACTACCAGAAGACCTCGGAGCGCGGCCTGGCGAACCAGGGCTGGAAGGACAGCCACGATTCGGTTTTCCATGCCGACGGCCGCTTCCCGGAAGGCCCGATCGCGCTGGTCGAGGTGCAGGCCTATGCCTGCGCCGCCTTCGACGCGATGGCGACCTTCTCGACCCATCGCGGCGACGCCGCGCGCGCGGCCGACTACTCGGCGCGCGCGAAGAAGCTGCGCGAGGCGGTGGAGGCGCATTACTGGATGCCCGAGGCCGGTTTCTACGGCATCGCGCTCGACGGGCGCGGCGAGCTGTGCCGCGTGCTGGCCTCGAACGCGGGGCACCTGCTGGCCTTCGGGCTGCCCGAGGCGAGCCGCGGCGAAGCAGTGGCGCGCACGCTCGACTCCTCGCTGTTCCGCACCGGCTGGGGCGTGCGCACGCTGGCGGCCGGCCAGCCGCGCTTCAACCCGATGGCCTACCACAACGGCTCGGTCTGGCCGCACGACAACGCGCTGGCGGCGCGCGGCTTCGCGCGCTACGGTAACAAGACGGCCGCCACCGAGCTGCTGCGCGCGCTGTTCGAGGCGGCGGTCAGCTTCGACATGCGCCTGCCCGAGCTGTTCTGCGGCTTCCCGCGCCGGCGCGGCGAACCGCCCACCGCCTATCCGGTGGCCTGCCTGCCGCAGGCCTGGGCGGCCGGCTCGCCGTTCATGATGCTGCAGGCCTGTCTGGGCGTGAGCGTCGACGCGGCGCGCGGCGAGGTGCGCATCGAGCGGCCCGCGCTGCCGGACGGCATCGACTGGCTCGAACTCGACGGCCTGCGGGTGGGCGGGGAGACGGTCTCGCTGACCTTCCGCCGGGTCGGCGGCCAGGTGGTGGCGGCCGCGCAGGGCGGCGGCCGCGTCAAGGTGGTGGCCGCGCTGTAG
- a CDS encoding ATP-binding protein, with product MPGNKDAARPRGFGGAGQSRLSALRYLRWRWLRFRRSWTDTRADRMPSWSRLYVRAYLHLMSLVLLVVAVPLLALSVTLSPWTVLAGFEALPGGALGVALFVIVVPALATWRWARPTWVDLVMVRERAIDFSGGRFHTRARESHSVILGPLARTLNALAMRMERLIEAQRDLTNGISHELRTPLARVRFALEILRDPMSDAERLNALDSIAQDVTELDELIDMSLTYARLEYSSLQSSLEPTTLACWLGTQVHEVAPLSPGKTIETRLGTPAELRVNMDTRLMSYAIRNLLRNAAKYAQSRILIGTTLGASGGEILIYVEDDGPGVPDGERERIFDAFVRLDRHTAGYGLGLAITRQVLQAHHGNIAVTDARVLPGARFEIRWPG from the coding sequence ATGCCTGGGAATAAGGACGCGGCCCGGCCCCGCGGCTTCGGCGGCGCCGGGCAGTCGCGGCTGTCGGCGCTGCGCTACCTGCGCTGGCGCTGGCTGCGCTTCCGGCGCTCCTGGACCGACACGCGCGCCGATCGCATGCCGAGCTGGTCGCGCCTCTACGTGCGCGCCTATCTGCACCTGATGAGCCTGGTCCTGCTGGTGGTGGCGGTGCCGCTGCTGGCGCTGTCGGTGACGCTCTCGCCGTGGACGGTGCTGGCCGGCTTCGAGGCGCTGCCGGGCGGCGCGCTCGGCGTGGCGCTGTTCGTGATCGTGGTGCCGGCGCTGGCCACCTGGCGCTGGGCGCGGCCGACCTGGGTGGACCTGGTGATGGTGCGCGAGCGCGCCATCGACTTCAGCGGCGGGCGTTTCCACACGCGCGCGCGCGAATCGCACAGCGTGATCCTCGGCCCGCTGGCGCGTACCCTCAACGCGCTGGCGATGCGCATGGAGCGCCTGATCGAGGCGCAGCGCGACCTCACCAACGGCATCTCCCACGAGCTGCGCACGCCACTGGCGCGCGTGCGCTTCGCGCTCGAGATCCTGCGCGACCCGATGTCGGATGCCGAGCGGCTCAACGCGCTGGACAGCATCGCGCAGGACGTGACCGAGCTCGACGAGCTGATCGACATGAGCCTGACCTACGCGCGGCTCGAATACAGCTCGCTGCAGTCGAGCCTGGAGCCCACCACGCTGGCCTGCTGGCTCGGCACCCAGGTGCACGAGGTGGCGCCGCTGAGCCCGGGCAAGACCATCGAGACGCGCCTGGGCACGCCGGCCGAGCTGCGCGTGAACATGGATACGCGCCTGATGTCCTACGCGATCCGCAACCTGCTGCGCAACGCGGCCAAGTACGCGCAATCGCGCATCCTGATCGGCACCACGCTGGGCGCGAGCGGCGGCGAGATCCTGATCTACGTCGAGGACGACGGCCCCGGCGTGCCCGACGGCGAGCGCGAACGGATCTTCGACGCCTTCGTGCGGCTCGATCGCCACACGGCCGGCTACGGGCTGGGCCTGGCGATCACGCGGCAGGTGCTGCAGGCCCATCACGGCAACATCGCGGTGACCGACGCGCGCGTGCTGCCCGGCGCGCGCTTCGAGATCCGCTGGCCGGGCTGA
- a CDS encoding rod shape-determining protein: MSTPILGRLFANNVAVDPGTASTLIYTQERGVVLNQPSVVCFRKADAHVDKARVEAVGELAKALIGRVPEHLEAVRPLRHGVIAHYPAAEQMIRQFVGMSHARSLFGRRIEFTVCVPSSATAVERRALREAAAAAGASRVNLIDQSLAAALGAGLPVTEAVGSMVVDIGGGTTEVGVVSLGGTVYQHAIRVGGDQFDAAIINHVRGLYNVLLGEQTAEHVKKYIGSASGSVPRESMRAVGRGVEDGLPRTIELSNHDIAEALAAPLNQVVNAVKRVLEKAPPELVTDIAHRGIVLTGGGALLAHLDRRLYAETGLAVRVADEPLSCAVRGAGEAMGRLAMETDH, translated from the coding sequence ATGTCGACACCCATCCTGGGCAGGCTTTTCGCCAATAACGTCGCGGTCGATCCGGGCACCGCGAGCACGCTCATCTATACGCAGGAACGCGGCGTGGTGCTCAACCAGCCGTCGGTGGTCTGTTTCCGCAAGGCGGACGCCCATGTCGACAAGGCGCGGGTGGAGGCGGTCGGCGAGCTGGCCAAGGCGTTGATCGGCCGCGTGCCCGAGCACCTGGAAGCGGTCCGGCCGCTGCGCCACGGCGTGATCGCCCATTACCCGGCGGCCGAGCAGATGATCCGCCAGTTCGTCGGCATGTCGCATGCGCGCTCGCTGTTCGGCCGGCGCATCGAATTCACCGTCTGCGTGCCCTCCAGCGCCACCGCCGTGGAGCGGCGCGCGCTGCGCGAGGCCGCGGCGGCGGCCGGCGCCTCGCGCGTGAACCTGATCGACCAGTCGCTGGCGGCCGCGCTCGGCGCCGGGCTGCCGGTCACCGAGGCGGTCGGCTCGATGGTGGTCGACATCGGCGGCGGCACCACCGAGGTGGGCGTGGTGTCGCTCGGCGGCACCGTCTATCAACACGCGATCCGGGTCGGCGGCGACCAGTTCGACGCGGCCATCATCAACCACGTGCGCGGCCTCTACAACGTCCTGCTCGGCGAGCAGACCGCCGAGCACGTCAAGAAATACATCGGCTCGGCCAGCGGCTCGGTGCCGCGCGAATCGATGCGCGCGGTCGGGCGCGGCGTCGAGGATGGCCTGCCGCGCACCATCGAGCTGTCCAACCACGACATCGCCGAGGCGCTGGCCGCGCCGCTCAACCAGGTGGTCAACGCGGTGAAGCGCGTGCTCGAGAAAGCGCCGCCCGAGCTGGTTACCGATATCGCCCATCGCGGCATCGTGCTGACCGGCGGCGGCGCGCTGCTTGCTCACCTGGACCGGCGCCTGTACGCCGAGACCGGGCTCGCGGTGCGGGTCGCCGACGAGCCGCTGAGCTGCGCGGTGCGCGGCGCCGGCGAGGCGATGGGCCGGCTGGCGATGGAAACCGATCACTGA
- a CDS encoding response regulator, with product MPYRILLVEDDNRLSTLITGYLRKHDYEVETVLDGHAAVPAILSSRPDLVLLDVNLPGKDGFEICREARKHFDGVIVMVTARDEPYDELLGLEFGADDYVRKPVEPRILLARIKAQLRRAPVRAPEPGNGPESYAFGKFSINRGNRSVRLPDGSSPDLTSAEFDLLWVLVSHAGEVVSRDDLMLQLRGVEFDGLDRTIDGRISKLRRKLQDDASHPRRIKTIRSKGYQFSTHAWE from the coding sequence ATGCCTTACCGGATTCTTCTCGTCGAGGACGACAATCGCCTGTCCACCCTGATCACCGGCTACCTGCGCAAGCACGACTACGAAGTCGAGACCGTGCTCGACGGCCACGCGGCCGTCCCCGCGATCCTCTCGTCGCGGCCCGACCTGGTGCTGCTGGACGTGAACCTGCCGGGCAAGGACGGCTTCGAGATCTGCCGGGAGGCGCGCAAGCATTTCGACGGCGTGATCGTGATGGTGACGGCCCGCGACGAGCCCTACGACGAACTGCTGGGCCTCGAATTCGGCGCCGACGACTACGTGCGCAAGCCGGTCGAGCCGCGCATCCTGCTGGCGCGGATCAAGGCGCAGCTGCGGCGTGCGCCGGTGCGCGCGCCGGAGCCCGGCAACGGGCCCGAGAGCTACGCCTTCGGCAAGTTCTCGATCAATCGCGGCAACCGCTCGGTGCGGCTGCCGGACGGTTCCTCGCCGGACCTCACCTCGGCGGAATTCGACCTGCTGTGGGTGCTGGTGAGCCACGCGGGCGAGGTGGTCAGCCGCGACGACCTGATGCTGCAACTGCGCGGCGTCGAATTCGACGGCCTGGACCGCACCATCGACGGCCGCATCTCGAAGCTGCGTCGCAAGCTGCAGGACGACGCCAGCCATCCGCGCCGGATCAAGACGATCCGCAGCAAGGGTTACCAGTTCAGCACCCATGCCTGGGAATAA
- a CDS encoding patatin-like phospholipase family protein, translating into MFNAARPASSGASAAARAPSAAIHEARSGAAGAHAACSVAVDRVFDFVFDSASRQGGARPWRGLPARLACLAALLAAALLPSLAAAQASPSAAPALNGSPTAVPVQAPDAATPSLAWADALAAMRAGALAADAGDRSGANAQASAGMPIAQGTAPAIATTPAISTAPASANQPVTQDCRAEGGQAGRPAIGLVLSGGGARGYAHLGVLKVLAEHRIPIDCIAATSMGAVVGGLYASGMDADEMAQRLARVNLADIAFDVVNRADLPQKQREDEERYINGLTLGFGKNGFKAPAGLVQGNRLQALLADWTAAVPVNQPFDRLPIPFRAIATNLRNGRMEVLDHGSLPLAIRASMAMPGLFSPTEIAGVTLVDGGLVSNLPVSTARRMGADVVIAVDIGSQLRPLDALASPADVFQQMLGILIRQNVSRERSELGPRDVLLEPSLGSLSFTDFQNASQAIAAGEAAAEAALPRLERYALSPEAYAAYRAAHMRPPAEPIRLAEVEIRAHGPVPKRVVADALHVKPGDIYDPQAVSRDLLALTTTGNFDTVTQQVVTDGDTNKLVVDARGKTWGPNFLLFGLGMSSSSTDEGGFRFHIGYRRPWLTDSGLEFRADSTLGSDLQALRAELRQPLSSSHGLYLAPYAEFERRFANLYWDDYKLTQYQLQTERLGLDLGLPVGRLGDFRVGLAYAHGNASPTYNFPADISPNGSPIGQVFDSDNGHQLSVRARFVVDQLDDPTLPRNGYFAKFSVERSLVASDQVQYTEVSGKAMVAQQFGRHSINASIEGGKSFGGTSPVNLLGFTLGGFQHLAAYAADQLNGDALAYGQVTYMNQVASFNASPIKALYLGASAEIGNVWTSSGDQIRLDISSGPMKQSYSFFASFTTSFGPIYVGVALAPGGRRNLYFQLGRTY; encoded by the coding sequence ATGTTCAACGCCGCACGCCCCGCCTCGTCCGGGGCCTCCGCCGCCGCGCGCGCGCCCAGCGCCGCCATCCACGAGGCGCGCTCCGGCGCTGCCGGTGCCCATGCCGCGTGCTCCGTCGCTGTCGATCGCGTATTCGATTTCGTCTTCGATTCCGCATCCCGCCAAGGCGGCGCGCGGCCGTGGCGCGGGCTGCCGGCCCGGCTCGCCTGCCTCGCGGCCCTGCTCGCGGCGGCCCTGCTGCCCTCGCTCGCCGCGGCCCAGGCGAGCCCATCCGCCGCCCCGGCGCTCAACGGCTCACCCACCGCCGTGCCCGTGCAAGCCCCCGATGCCGCCACGCCGTCCCTGGCCTGGGCCGACGCGCTCGCCGCGATGCGCGCGGGCGCCCTGGCCGCCGATGCCGGCGACCGTTCCGGCGCCAATGCCCAGGCCAGCGCGGGCATGCCCATCGCCCAGGGCACCGCCCCTGCCATCGCCACCACACCGGCCATCTCCACCGCCCCGGCGAGCGCCAATCAACCGGTCACGCAAGACTGCCGCGCCGAAGGCGGCCAGGCGGGCCGTCCCGCGATCGGCCTGGTGCTGTCGGGCGGCGGCGCGCGCGGCTACGCGCACCTGGGCGTGCTGAAGGTACTGGCCGAGCATCGCATCCCGATCGACTGCATCGCCGCGACCAGCATGGGCGCCGTGGTGGGCGGCCTGTACGCGAGCGGGATGGACGCCGACGAGATGGCCCAGCGCCTGGCCAGGGTGAACCTGGCCGACATCGCCTTCGACGTGGTCAACCGCGCGGACCTGCCGCAAAAGCAGCGCGAGGACGAGGAGCGCTATATCAACGGCCTGACGCTCGGCTTCGGCAAGAACGGCTTCAAGGCCCCCGCCGGGCTGGTGCAGGGCAACCGCCTGCAGGCGCTGCTGGCCGACTGGACCGCGGCGGTGCCGGTCAACCAGCCCTTCGACCGCCTGCCGATCCCGTTCCGCGCGATCGCCACCAACCTGCGCAACGGCCGCATGGAAGTGCTCGACCACGGCTCGCTGCCGCTCGCGATCCGCGCCAGCATGGCCATGCCGGGCCTGTTCTCGCCCACCGAGATCGCCGGCGTGACCCTGGTCGACGGCGGCCTGGTCAGCAACCTGCCGGTCAGCACCGCGCGCAGGATGGGCGCCGACGTGGTGATCGCGGTCGACATCGGCTCGCAACTGCGTCCGCTCGACGCGCTGGCCTCGCCGGCCGACGTGTTCCAGCAGATGCTCGGCATCCTGATCCGCCAGAACGTCTCGCGCGAACGCAGCGAACTCGGCCCGCGCGACGTGCTGCTCGAGCCCTCGCTGGGCTCGCTGAGCTTCACCGACTTCCAGAACGCCAGCCAGGCGATCGCCGCCGGCGAGGCGGCGGCCGAGGCCGCGCTGCCGCGGCTGGAGCGCTACGCGCTGTCGCCCGAGGCCTACGCGGCCTACCGCGCCGCGCACATGCGCCCGCCCGCCGAGCCGATCCGGCTCGCCGAGGTGGAGATCCGCGCCCACGGGCCGGTGCCGAAGCGGGTGGTGGCCGATGCGCTGCACGTGAAGCCGGGCGACATCTACGATCCGCAGGCCGTCAGCCGCGACCTGCTGGCGCTGACCACCACCGGCAATTTCGACACGGTCACGCAGCAGGTGGTGACCGACGGCGATACCAACAAGCTGGTGGTGGACGCGCGCGGCAAGACCTGGGGCCCGAACTTCCTGCTGTTCGGGCTGGGCATGTCGAGCAGTTCCACCGACGAGGGCGGCTTCCGCTTCCATATCGGCTACCGGCGCCCCTGGCTGACCGATTCGGGCCTGGAATTCCGTGCCGATTCCACGCTCGGCAGCGACCTGCAGGCGCTGCGCGCAGAGCTGCGCCAGCCGCTGTCGAGCAGCCATGGCCTCTATCTCGCGCCCTACGCCGAATTCGAGCGGCGTTTCGCCAATCTCTATTGGGACGACTACAAGCTCACGCAATACCAGTTGCAAACCGAGCGCCTCGGCCTCGATCTCGGCCTGCCGGTCGGACGGCTCGGCGATTTCCGCGTCGGCCTGGCCTACGCCCACGGCAATGCCTCGCCGACCTACAATTTCCCGGCCGACATCTCGCCCAACGGCAGCCCGATCGGCCAGGTGTTCGACAGCGACAACGGCCACCAGCTCAGCGTGCGCGCCCGTTTCGTGGTCGACCAGCTCGACGATCCGACGCTGCCGCGCAACGGTTACTTCGCCAAGTTCAGCGTCGAGCGCTCCCTGGTCGCCAGCGATCAGGTCCAGTACACGGAGGTATCCGGCAAGGCGATGGTCGCGCAGCAGTTCGGGCGGCACAGCATCAACGCCAGCATCGAGGGCGGCAAGAGCTTCGGCGGCACCAGCCCGGTCAACCTGCTGGGCTTCACGCTCGGCGGTTTCCAGCACCTGGCCGCCTATGCCGCCGACCAGCTCAACGGCGACGCGCTCGCCTATGGACAGGTCACCTACATGAACCAGGTGGCCAGCTTCAACGCCTCGCCGATCAAGGCGCTGTACCTGGGCGCGAGCGCGGAAATCGGCAACGTCTGGACGTCTTCCGGCGACCAGATCCGGCTCGACATCAGCAGCGGGCCGATGAAGCAGAGCTATTCGTTCTTCGCGAGCTTCACGACCTCGTTCGGGCCGATCTACGTGGGCGTGGCGCTCGCGCCGGGCGGGCGCCGCAACCTGTACTTCCAGCTCGGCCGCACCTACTGA